Proteins co-encoded in one Mycobacterium mantenii genomic window:
- a CDS encoding acyl-CoA synthetase: MLLASLDPSALTDTDIADAVRVDGTVFSRSDLVGAATSVAERVGSAGRVAILAAPTAATVLAVTGCLIAGVPFVPVPADVGAAERRHMLTDSGVQAWLGLLPDEPEGLPHIPVRLHARSWHRYAEPSPDATAMIIYTSGTTGLPKGVVLSRRAIAADLDALAEAWQWTSDDVLVHGLPLFHVHGLVLGLLGSLRIGNRFIHTGKPTPAGYAQAATDHGGTLFFGVPTVWSRVVADETAARALRPARLLVSGSAPLPVPVFDRLAALTGHQPIERYGASESLITLSTRADGERRPGWVGLPLTGVQTRMLDDDGGLVPHDGETVGKLEVRGPMMFDGYLNRPDATAEAFDADGWYRTGDVAVIDGDGMHRIVGRESVDLIKSGGYRIGAGEIETVLLGHPGVQEAAVVGMPDADLGQRIVAFIVGSADGDELIDYVAQQLSVHKRPREVRLVNALPRNAMGKVLKKQLLIDG, from the coding sequence GTGCTGCTGGCGTCCCTGGATCCTTCGGCCCTTACCGACACCGATATCGCCGACGCGGTGCGCGTCGACGGCACCGTGTTCAGCCGCAGCGACCTGGTCGGCGCCGCCACATCGGTGGCCGAACGGGTGGGGAGCGCGGGCCGCGTCGCCATTCTGGCCGCACCGACCGCCGCGACGGTGCTGGCCGTTACCGGGTGCCTGATCGCCGGAGTCCCGTTCGTCCCGGTGCCCGCCGACGTCGGCGCGGCCGAGCGCCGGCACATGCTCACCGATTCGGGTGTGCAGGCCTGGCTCGGGTTGCTGCCCGACGAGCCGGAAGGGCTGCCGCACATTCCGGTGCGGTTGCACGCCCGCTCCTGGCATCGTTATGCCGAGCCGTCGCCGGATGCCACCGCGATGATCATCTACACCTCGGGCACCACCGGGCTGCCCAAAGGAGTGGTGTTGAGCCGGCGGGCGATCGCCGCCGACCTCGATGCGCTTGCGGAGGCCTGGCAATGGACGTCCGACGACGTCTTGGTGCACGGCCTGCCGCTCTTTCACGTGCACGGGCTGGTGCTGGGGTTGCTCGGGTCGCTGCGGATCGGGAATCGCTTCATCCACACCGGAAAGCCGACGCCGGCGGGCTACGCGCAGGCCGCGACCGACCACGGCGGCACGCTGTTTTTCGGGGTGCCCACGGTGTGGTCGCGGGTGGTGGCCGACGAGACGGCCGCCCGCGCGCTGCGCCCGGCGCGTCTGCTGGTCTCCGGCAGCGCGCCGCTGCCGGTTCCGGTGTTCGACCGCCTGGCCGCGCTCACCGGACATCAGCCCATCGAACGCTACGGCGCGTCGGAATCGCTGATCACGCTGTCCACCCGTGCCGACGGCGAGCGACGCCCGGGGTGGGTGGGACTGCCGCTCACCGGTGTGCAGACCCGGATGCTCGACGACGACGGCGGACTGGTGCCACACGACGGGGAGACGGTGGGAAAGCTCGAGGTTCGGGGTCCGATGATGTTCGACGGCTACCTGAACCGGCCGGATGCCACCGCCGAGGCGTTCGACGCCGACGGCTGGTATCGCACCGGTGACGTCGCGGTGATCGACGGCGACGGTATGCACCGCATCGTCGGGCGCGAGTCGGTCGACCTGATCAAGTCCGGGGGTTACCGCATCGGTGCGGGGGAGATCGAAACGGTGCTGCTCGGGCATCCGGGCGTCCAAGAGGCGGCGGTTGTCGGGATGCCCGATGCGGACCTGGGCCAGCGCATCGTCGCGTTCATCGTCGGATCGGCCGACGGTGACGAGTTGATCGACTATGTCGCGCAACAGCTTTCGGTGCACAAGCGGCCGCGTGAGGTGCGCCTCGTGAACGCGCTGCCGCGCAACGCGATGGGCAAGGTCCTCAAGAAGCAGTTGCTGATCGACGGCTGA
- a CDS encoding CaiB/BaiF CoA transferase family protein — MTEPLAGLHVVEIATEISGPYAAKLFADLGAEVTKIEPPGGDPLRRWGPFPGGKVDPQRSGLFEYLNTGKRVAAFRDAGELLVHAHLLVENFPPGTLEGWGFDSDTLSKINPNLLSLRISPFGQSGPWRDRPATSLTLQAASGWVSARDPDRPPVQVGGRIAEYVAGAYGALGALTALRLQPASRSREVDVSEFESLLSTLPYPMLMAQKMQSLGLPTNARGAPMLGVVRAADGWVGINCLTGQHWLDVCAMLGLPEFAEQQIAIMLGGPERAEFYARAEPLLAKQTVAEIVDLSQALRIPAAPVNDGATILECPQYAKREFFIDGGGFQRPGKAFRFVQGPVAQPDPAPGRTSLPFAGLKVLDLSTFWAGAYLTCYLGAFGADIVKVESIQRPDGFRYSGAFPFEGDDWYERSGLWQATNLNKRDLTLDLTSPRGLEIARRLAAQADVVVENFSPRVVEQFGLDYESLVALKPDVILVRMPGFGLQGPWRDYVGWALNFEQTAGMSAITGYPDGPPCNPQGPADPVVGVHAGVALLAALEHRRRTGRGRLIEAAQIEVAACVTAEPVIEYSMNGVVQQREGNRRRGCLQGVYPTAEEDHWVALSVPDQPIDHDLFDELVTAWTRTQTAAAIVETLQAQGIAAERVITGDQMYDPEFVGAQLDARGYYEELQHRITGPHRYPGWPFRITPGWHHHRTPAPTLGQHNDEILRELGLSAPELTDLRHRRVIGERVLNA, encoded by the coding sequence GTCACCAAGATCGAGCCGCCCGGGGGAGACCCGCTGCGGCGATGGGGTCCCTTCCCGGGTGGGAAGGTTGACCCGCAGCGCTCGGGCCTGTTCGAGTATCTCAACACCGGCAAGCGTGTTGCCGCGTTCCGGGATGCGGGCGAGTTGCTCGTGCACGCGCACCTCCTGGTCGAGAATTTTCCGCCGGGAACGCTCGAGGGCTGGGGATTCGACAGCGACACCCTGAGCAAGATCAACCCAAACCTGTTGTCACTCCGCATATCTCCCTTCGGGCAGTCCGGACCGTGGCGTGACCGGCCGGCCACGTCGCTGACCCTGCAGGCGGCGTCGGGCTGGGTCAGCGCCCGTGATCCCGACAGACCGCCGGTGCAGGTGGGTGGCCGGATCGCCGAATACGTCGCGGGCGCCTATGGCGCGTTGGGCGCGCTGACCGCGCTGCGACTGCAACCGGCCAGTCGCTCAAGGGAAGTCGACGTTTCCGAGTTCGAGTCGCTGCTGTCGACCTTGCCGTATCCGATGCTGATGGCGCAGAAGATGCAAAGTCTCGGCTTGCCCACCAACGCCCGAGGGGCCCCGATGCTGGGGGTGGTTCGTGCCGCCGACGGCTGGGTGGGGATCAACTGCCTGACGGGCCAGCACTGGCTCGACGTGTGCGCGATGCTCGGTCTTCCCGAGTTCGCCGAGCAGCAGATCGCGATCATGTTGGGCGGCCCGGAGCGCGCCGAATTCTACGCTCGCGCAGAGCCTTTGCTCGCCAAGCAAACCGTCGCGGAGATCGTCGACCTGAGCCAGGCGTTGCGCATCCCGGCCGCGCCGGTCAACGACGGCGCCACCATCCTGGAATGTCCGCAATACGCCAAGCGCGAGTTCTTCATTGATGGCGGGGGATTCCAACGCCCGGGAAAGGCATTTCGGTTCGTGCAAGGCCCGGTGGCGCAACCCGACCCGGCACCCGGCCGGACGTCACTGCCTTTTGCGGGGCTGAAAGTGCTTGACCTCAGCACCTTTTGGGCCGGCGCCTACCTGACGTGCTATTTGGGTGCGTTCGGCGCCGACATCGTCAAGGTCGAATCCATCCAGCGGCCGGACGGCTTTCGCTACTCGGGCGCGTTTCCCTTCGAGGGCGACGACTGGTACGAGCGCAGCGGCCTATGGCAGGCCACCAACCTCAACAAGCGAGACCTCACGCTGGACCTGACGTCGCCGCGCGGCCTGGAGATCGCCCGGCGGCTGGCCGCGCAGGCCGACGTTGTCGTGGAGAACTTTTCACCGCGCGTGGTGGAGCAGTTCGGCCTGGACTACGAGTCGTTGGTGGCTCTGAAGCCCGACGTCATTCTGGTGCGGATGCCGGGTTTCGGTTTGCAGGGCCCCTGGCGCGACTACGTCGGGTGGGCGTTGAACTTCGAGCAGACAGCGGGGATGTCGGCGATCACCGGATATCCCGACGGGCCGCCGTGCAACCCGCAGGGACCCGCCGACCCCGTCGTGGGTGTGCATGCCGGCGTCGCCCTGCTGGCCGCACTGGAACACCGGCGTCGCACCGGGCGGGGTCGGCTGATCGAGGCCGCGCAGATCGAGGTCGCCGCGTGCGTGACCGCCGAGCCGGTGATCGAGTATTCGATGAACGGTGTCGTTCAGCAACGCGAAGGGAATCGCCGGCGCGGCTGCCTGCAGGGCGTCTACCCGACAGCCGAAGAGGATCACTGGGTCGCGCTGTCCGTTCCCGACCAGCCGATCGATCACGACCTGTTCGACGAACTCGTCACCGCCTGGACCCGCACGCAGACCGCCGCGGCGATCGTCGAAACCCTCCAGGCACAGGGGATCGCGGCAGAACGGGTGATCACCGGAGACCAGATGTATGACCCGGAATTCGTCGGGGCCCAGCTCGACGCGCGCGGATACTACGAGGAGCTGCAACACCGGATCACCGGACCGCATCGCTATCCCGGCTGGCCCTTTCGCATCACGCCCGGGTGGCACCACCACCGGACGCCTGCACCGACGCTCGGCCAGCACAACGACGAGATCCTGCGCGAGCTGGGCCTGTCCGCGCCGGAGCTGACCGACCTCCGTCATCGGCGGGTCATCGGTGAGCGGGTGCTCAACGCCTGA
- a CDS encoding alpha/beta fold hydrolase, whose product MAIEIARPKLEGNVAVGEDRQIGFAEFGDPQGRAVFWLHGTPGARRQIPTEARLYAKNHGIRLIGLDRPGIGSSSPHRYANIRAFADDLRTIADILGIDNMAVIGLSGGGPYALASAAAMPDRVVAAGILGGVAPFLGDEGITSGLMNLGKRAAPLLKLGGDPLRIGASLLVRSIRPVANTALFLYAAVSPEGDRRLLTRPEFGAMFLDDLLNGSRKQLAAPFNDIILFTQDWGFRLDEVKVPVRWWHGDSDHIVPFAHGKHVVSLLPDAELFVLPGESHLGGLGRGEEILATLMKIWGDDKD is encoded by the coding sequence ATGGCCATCGAGATCGCCCGCCCCAAACTTGAAGGAAACGTCGCCGTCGGCGAAGACCGCCAGATCGGCTTCGCCGAGTTCGGTGACCCGCAGGGCCGGGCCGTCTTCTGGCTGCACGGCACCCCCGGCGCGCGCCGGCAGATTCCCACCGAGGCCCGCCTCTACGCCAAGAACCACGGCATCCGTCTGATCGGCCTGGACCGCCCGGGGATCGGCTCGTCGTCGCCGCATCGGTACGCGAACATCCGGGCCTTCGCCGACGACCTGCGCACGATCGCGGACATACTCGGCATCGACAACATGGCCGTCATCGGCCTGTCCGGCGGCGGCCCGTACGCGCTCGCGTCCGCCGCCGCGATGCCGGACCGGGTGGTGGCCGCCGGCATCCTGGGCGGCGTCGCGCCGTTCCTCGGCGACGAGGGGATCACCAGCGGTCTGATGAACCTGGGCAAGCGGGCGGCGCCCCTGCTCAAGCTCGGCGGCGACCCGCTGCGGATCGGCGCGAGCCTGCTGGTGCGGTCGATCCGTCCGGTCGCGAACACCGCGCTGTTCCTGTACGCCGCGGTGTCACCCGAGGGCGACCGGCGCCTGCTCACCCGGCCCGAGTTCGGGGCCATGTTCCTCGACGACCTGCTCAACGGCAGCCGCAAGCAACTGGCGGCCCCTTTCAACGACATCATTTTGTTCACCCAGGACTGGGGATTCCGGCTCGACGAGGTCAAGGTCCCGGTCCGCTGGTGGCACGGCGACAGCGACCACATCGTCCCCTTCGCCCACGGCAAGCACGTGGTGTCCCTGCTGCCCGACGCCGAGCTGTTCGTCCTGCCGGGCGAGAGTCACCTCGGCGGGCTGGGCCGCGGTGAGGAGATCCTGGCCACCCTGATGAAGATCTGGGGGGACGATAAAGACTGA